A stretch of the Osmerus eperlanus chromosome 10, fOsmEpe2.1, whole genome shotgun sequence genome encodes the following:
- the eif4g2a gene encoding eukaryotic translation initiation factor 4 gamma 2a, translating into FFLVILRCPAAKVESVIAEGGASRFSASSGGGGGRGAPQHHPKTVGNSEFLGKPPGSSVQRWVPSRSTRRDVNASNEKERHDAIFRKVRGILNKLTPEKFDKLCLELLNVGVDSKLVLKGIILLIVDKALEEPKYSSLYAQLCLRLAEDAPNFDGPSPEIQTSQKQSTTFRRLLISKLQDEFENRARNVEIYDKHDNPLTSEEEEQRAIAKIKMLGNIKFIGELGKLDLIHESILHKCIKTLLEKKKRVQLKDMGEDLECLCQIMRTVGPRLDHEKAKSLMDQYFGRMQSLMNNKDLPARIRFLLQDTVELRENDWVPRKAFIDNGPKTINQIRQEAVKDLGVFIPPMSQGMRTDFFLDGSFMPTRMKLDRETVGGLADMFGQMPVGSGIGTGPGVIQDRYSPTMGRHRTNPLFNGHSGHTAPAPQSQFDMGGKPFMKSNPGQNPIFQNQNHSVQQQAQSKDMAPRFIKKGQLNADEISLRPAQSFLLNKVPKLQPQIPTMIPPSAQPPRTQTPPLGQPPQLGLKTNPPPIQEKPPKTNKKPPPAKEELLKMTETIVTDYLNGNNIDEAVTGVREMKAPKHFLPEMLSKIVICSLDRSDDDKEQASTLIHNLHSEGLITGENFMQAFLSVLDQCAKIEVDIPLVKSYLAQFAARSIMAELISVAELAHPLENGTHFPLFLLCLQQAAKLKDREWLTDLFQQSKVNMQKMLPEIDQNKDRMLEILEGKGLSFLFPLMKLEKELLKQIQADPSPQSIYKWIKDNISPKLHTDKGFVNILMTSFLQYIAHEINADEDQLSAPPKEQLEQEKQLLLAFKPVMQKFLHDHMDLQVSALYALQVHSNAKAFPKGMLLRYFVNFYDMEIIEEEAFLAWKEDITQEFPGKGKALFQVNQWLTWLETAEEEESEEEAD; encoded by the exons TTCTTTTTGGTAATTCTTCGTTGTCCAGCCGCCAAAGTGGAGAGTGTGATTGCAGAAGGGGGCGCTTCTCGTTTCAG TGCTTCttcgggagggggaggaggtcggGGTGCACCTCAGCACCATCCCAAGACTGTCGGCAACAG CGAGTTCCTGGGGAAACCCCCAGGATCTAGCGTTCAGAGATGGGTACCTTCACGAAGCACTAGACGAGATGTCAACGCCTCCAATGAAAAAGAACGACATGATGCAATCTTCAGGAAAGTGAGAGG CATACTTAATAAGCTGACCCCCGAGAAGTTTGACAAGCTATGCCTTGAGCTCCTGAATGTGGGCGTAGATTCAAAACTCGTCCTAAAAGGAATCATCTTGCTG ATCGTTGACAAAGCCCTTGAAGAGCCTAAGTATAGCTCCCTATATGCTCAGCTATGTCTGCGATTGGCAGAGGATGCACCAAACTTTGACGGCCCATCACCGGAGATCCAAACATCACAAAAGCAGAGCACC ACATTCAGGAGACTTCTGATTTCTAAGCTCCAAGATGAATTTGAGAACCGTGCCAGAAATGTTGAAA TCTATGACAAACATGACAACCCTCTTacctctgaggaggaggagcagcgtgCCATTGCCAAGATCAAAATGCTGGGCAACATCAAATTCATTGGGGAACTTGGCAAGCTTGATCTTATCCATGAATCTATACTTCATAAGTGCATCAAAACA cttttggaaaagaagaagagagtcCAACTTAAAGATATGGGGGAGGATCTGGAGTGCCTCTGTCAGATAATGAGAACAGTGGGGCCTAGACTAGATCATGAGAAAGCTAAG tCTTTAATGGATCAGTACTTTGGCCGTATGCAGTCCTTAATGAACAACAAGGACTTGCCAGCGAGGATCCGTTTCCTGCTGCAGGATACGGTGGAGTTGCGAGAGAACGATTGGGTGCCTCGCAAGGCTTTTATTGACAACGGACCAAAGACGATTAACCAGATTCGTCAGGAAGCAGTAAAG GATTTGGGAGTTTTTATTCCACCAATGTCCCAGGGAATGAGGACGGACTTCTTTCTGGATGGCTCCTTCATGCCAACCAGAATGAAACTTGACAGGGAAACCGTTGGGGGGTTGGCCGATATGTTTGGACAAATGCCAG TGGGGAGTGGGATCGGCACTGGCCCTGGGGTGATTCAGGACCGCTACTCCCCAACCATGGGGCGTCATCGCACAAATCCGCTCTTCAACGGACACAGTGGGCACACCGCCCCTGCCCCGCAGTCCCAGTTTGACATGGGAGGCAAGCCATTTATGAAATCGAACCCG GGTCAGAATCCGATtttccagaaccagaaccactcTGTGCAGCAGCAGGCCCAGTCCAAGGACATGGCACCCCGCTTCATCAAGAAGGGACAGCTCAACGCTGATGAG ATCAGTCTTAGGCCGGCACAGTCATTCCTTTTGAACAAAGTGCCAAAGTTGCAGCCGCAGATCCCAACCATGATTCCTCCCAGCGCTCAACCTCCACGCACACAGACGCCACCACTGGGACAG CCTCCACAGCTTGGTCTGAAAACCAACCCTCCTCCTATCCAGGAAAAACCTCCAAAGACCAACAAGAAACCACCTCCTGCAAAGGAAGAGTTGCTGAAGATGACC gagaccATAGTGACTGATTATCTGAATGGCAACAACATTGATGAAGCTGTGACTGGTGTGAGGGAGATGAAGGCTCCCAAGCACTTCCTGCCTGAGATGTTGAGCAAGATTGTGATCTGTTCTTTGGACCGCTCTGACGACGACAAGGAGCAAGCCAGCACCCTAATCCACAACCTCCACTCAGAGGGCCTCATCACTGGGGAGAACTTCATGCAG GCTTTCCTCAGCGTCCTGGATCAGTGTGCTAAGATCGAGGTGGACATCCCCCTGGTGAAGTCCTACCTGGCCCAGTTTGCGGCGCGCTCCATCATGGCTGAGCTGATCAGCGTGGCGGAGCTGGCCCACCCCCTGGAGAACGGCACccacttccccctcttcctgctctgccTGCAGCAGGCGGCCAAGCTGAAGGACCGTGAGTGGCTGACCGACCTCTTCCAGCAGAGCAAGGTCAACATGCAGAAGATGTTGCCTG AGATCGACCAGAACAAGGACCGGATGCTGGAGATCTTGGAGGGCAAAGGGCTGAGCTTCCTGTTCCCTCTGATGAAGCTGGAAAAGGAGCTTCTGAAGCAGATCCAGGCCGACCCCTCCCCCCAGTCCATCTACAAGTGGATCAAGGACAACATCTCCCCCAAGCTCCACACAGACAAAGGATTCGTCAACATCCTCATGACCAG cttCTTGCAGTACATCGCCCATGAGATCAACGCCGACGAGGACCAGCTCTCGGCCCCACCGAAGgagcagctggagcaggagaagcagCTGCTGCTGGCCTTCAAGCCCGTCATGCAGAAGTTCCTGCACGACCACATGGACCTGCAAGTCAGCGCTCTGTATGCCCTGCAGGTCCACTCCAATGCTAAAGCTTTCCCTAAAG GCATGCTACTGCGCTACTTTGTCAACTTTTATGATATGGAAATAATTGAAGAAGAAGCCTTCCTCGCATGGAAAGAAGACATCACCCAAGAATTTCCTGGAAAGGGAAAAGCATTATTCCAG gtgaaCCAGTGGCTGACCTGGCTGGAGacagctgaggaggaggagtcagaggaggaggctgactga